Proteins co-encoded in one Eriocheir sinensis breed Jianghai 21 chromosome 5, ASM2467909v1, whole genome shotgun sequence genomic window:
- the LOC126984394 gene encoding uncharacterized protein LOC126984394, producing the protein MENFEQAINLNNAGDYLASVDLRHAYYSVKIAEEQQRFFCFKWQGTVYQFTCLPNGISEGPRLFTKLMKPVFATLREKGYSINSFIDDTLICNSTMQGYLACIQDTINLLRKLGFCINEDKSVLAPTQRLEYLGNIIDTNSMRISLPEHRVEKITQSCKELLGKQRVKIREVARVTGLLVAAIPAVELEKLHYRKLETAKIAALQKEKGNFSRRMTITNEMKADLTWWLNNISTQERQIFRASTDIDLYTDASGTGWGGHLNQQTTSGFWSIEKKQFHISALELKAILLTLKTFRLELCGKYIKVFCDNTTAMTYINEMGGTKSLICNDISTSIWEWCVANNAWVTCSHIPGKENVMADITSHRVNDRHEWKLNELIFQDLCHIFGTPSIDLFASRLNKQVAYFCSWKPDPEAAYFDAFSIKWTIFDLLHFSPTLFNH; encoded by the coding sequence ATGGAGAATTTTGAGCAAGCCATTAACCTTAACAATGCAGGAGACTATTTGGCTTCAGTAGATCTGAGACATGCATATTACTCGGTAAAGATTGCAGAGGAGCAACAGAGATTCTTTTGTTTTAAATGGCAAGGTACAGTTTACCAGTTCACTTGTCTTCCAAATGGTATTTCAGAGGGTCCAAGACTTTTCACAAAACTGATGAAACCTGTTTTTGCAACTCTGAGAGAGAAGGGTTACAGTATTAACAGCTTTATAGATGACACACTTATTTGCAACAGCACCATGCAGGGATACTTGGCTTGCATACAAGATACAATCAATTTGTTGAGGAAACTGGGTTTCTGCATTAATGAAGACAAGTCAGTCCTGGCCCCAACACAACGCCTTGAATACTTGGGCAATATCATTGATACCAACAGTATGAGAATTTCCTTGCCGGAACACAGGGTAGAAAAGATAACTCAAAGCTGTAAGGAACTCCTGGGCAAGCAGAGAGTCAAAATCAGGGAAGTGGCTAGGGTCACTGGCCTACTGGTGGCTGCCATCCCAGCAGTGGAGTTGGAAAAACTGCACTACAGGAAGTTGGAAACTGCGAAGATTGCAGCTTtgcagaaggagaaaggaaactttAGCAGGAGGATGACTATCACTAATGAGATGAAAGCTGATCTAACTTGGTGGTTAAATAATATTTCAACACAGGAAAGGCAAATATTCAGAGCAAGCACAGATATTGACCTGTACACGGATGCATCTGGTACAGGCTGGGGCGGTCACCTAAATCAGCAGACCACTAGTGGTTTTTGGTCAATAGAGAAGAAACAATTCCACATCAGTGCTCTTGAGCTCAAAGCAATCCTCCTAACACTTAAGACTTTCAGACTGGAGCTCTGTGGGAAGTACATCAAAGTTTTCTGCGACAATACTACGGCCATGacatatataaatgaaatggGAGGTACAAAGTCACTAATTTGTAATGATATCTCCACTTCAATTTGGGAATGGTGTGTAGCTAATAATGCATGGGTCACATGTTCACACATACCAGGAAAAGAAAATGTTATGGCGGACATTACATCTCATAGAGTCAACGACAGGCACGAATGGAAGCTGAATGAACTCATTTTCCAAGACCTATGTCACATTTTTGGCACCCCTTCCATTGATCTGTTTGCATCTAGACTTAACAAACAAGTGGCCTATTTCTGTTCATGGAAGCCAGACCCAGAGGCAGCTTATTTCGATGCTTTTTCAATTAAATGGACGATATTTGACCTCTTACATTTTTCCCCCACTCTATTTAATCACTAG